One stretch of Terriglobales bacterium DNA includes these proteins:
- the tolB gene encoding Tol-Pal system beta propeller repeat protein TolB — translation MRSTDWRARRSRLRLYGALFAALVVFNAAAAAQDWIRTGTGLGVERVRLAAADFKLATPANGQSVELLKTFNDTLWNDLESAGIFDMVSKSFYPLAIPGAPQEMKLDAWGNPPPNAGMVAFGNIGVADTNLAMQGWLFDAKNANSPQVLGKQYRDTATTEGARRVAHKFANEIIFQLGGGIPGIAESKIYFISGRSGSKEVWAMDYDGYGQHQVTKLGSIALSPRVSPDGTRVAFTSFINGKPDVVMYSLELGRLVSFPRFSGTTSSPAWSADGTRIAFSSSLPGDPEIYVADASGAGARRITAVHGPDVSPVWNPKTGAQIAFVSGRSGLPQIYIMDADGTNPQRITDQGYAVSPSWSPNGQFLTFAWNRHYGPGAPGGLDIYIMDIASRQWVQLTHDSGVNDYPSWAPDGRHIVFQSTRSGSPQIWTMLADGTQQKPLTSGGANMMPNWSAR, via the coding sequence GTGCGAAGTACTGATTGGCGAGCGAGACGTAGCAGGCTACGTCTCTATGGAGCGCTCTTTGCGGCGCTCGTCGTTTTCAACGCAGCGGCGGCGGCCCAGGATTGGATTCGCACCGGCACCGGCCTCGGCGTCGAAAGGGTCCGGCTGGCGGCGGCCGACTTCAAGTTGGCGACGCCGGCCAACGGGCAGTCGGTCGAGCTGCTGAAGACGTTCAACGACACGCTGTGGAACGACCTGGAGAGCGCCGGCATCTTCGATATGGTGTCGAAGAGTTTCTATCCGCTGGCGATTCCCGGCGCGCCGCAGGAGATGAAGCTCGACGCCTGGGGCAATCCGCCGCCCAATGCCGGCATGGTGGCGTTCGGCAACATCGGCGTGGCCGACACCAACCTTGCCATGCAGGGCTGGCTGTTCGATGCCAAGAACGCGAACTCGCCGCAGGTGCTCGGCAAACAATATCGCGACACGGCCACCACCGAAGGCGCGCGCCGGGTGGCGCACAAGTTCGCCAACGAGATCATCTTCCAGCTCGGCGGCGGAATTCCCGGCATCGCCGAGAGCAAGATTTATTTCATCAGCGGGCGCAGCGGGAGCAAGGAAGTGTGGGCCATGGACTACGACGGCTACGGCCAGCACCAGGTGACCAAGCTCGGCTCCATCGCGCTTTCGCCGCGCGTTTCGCCCGACGGCACGCGGGTGGCGTTCACGTCGTTCATCAACGGCAAGCCGGACGTGGTGATGTACTCGCTCGAATTAGGGCGGCTGGTGAGCTTCCCGCGATTCTCCGGGACAACCTCGTCGCCGGCCTGGTCGGCCGACGGCACCAGGATCGCGTTTTCGTCGTCCCTGCCGGGTGATCCGGAAATCTACGTGGCCGACGCGAGCGGCGCGGGCGCCAGGCGAATTACGGCCGTGCACGGCCCCGACGTCTCGCCGGTGTGGAACCCCAAGACGGGAGCGCAGATCGCTTTCGTGAGCGGACGCAGCGGGCTGCCGCAGATCTACATCATGGACGCCGACGGCACCAACCCGCAGCGCATCACCGACCAGGGATACGCGGTTTCGCCCTCGTGGTCGCCCAATGGGCAGTTCCTGACCTTCGCCTGGAACCGCCACTATGGGCCTGGCGCGCCGGGCGGGCTGGACATTTACATCATGGACATTGCCAGCCGGCAGTGGGTGCAGCTCACGCACGATTCGGGAGTGAACGATTATCCGTCGTGGGCGCCGGACGGGAGGCACATCGTG
- the hpnA gene encoding hopanoid-associated sugar epimerase — protein sequence MKRVFITGATGFVGSHVAQALAAQGAELRLLVRSSSRTQNIEGLNAERVIGDLTDPKTYASALAGCDAVFHVAADYRLWVRDPEAMYLANVEGTRRLIEAALVAGVGRIVYTSSVATMGFGSDGRIADEDSPVSVADMVGHYKRSKFLAEQVALEAGRSGANVVIVNPTTPIGEQDIKPTPTGRIIVDFLKRKFPAYVDTGLNLVDVADVARGHLAACERARPGERYILGGENLTLKQLLDRLAAITGLPSPKVRVPHGVAMAFATFDETFTGRIRKREPRATREAVRMGRKKMWASSAKAERELEWKAGPIDDALRRAIAWFREHGYA from the coding sequence TTGAAACGAGTTTTCATCACCGGTGCCACCGGCTTCGTGGGAAGCCACGTCGCGCAGGCCCTGGCCGCGCAAGGCGCCGAACTGCGCCTGCTCGTCCGCTCGTCCTCACGCACGCAGAACATCGAAGGCCTGAACGCCGAGCGCGTCATCGGCGACCTCACCGATCCCAAAACCTACGCGAGCGCGCTCGCCGGATGCGACGCCGTTTTCCACGTGGCCGCCGACTATCGTCTGTGGGTGCGCGATCCCGAAGCCATGTACCTGGCCAACGTGGAAGGCACGCGCCGCCTGATCGAGGCTGCACTGGTCGCCGGTGTGGGCCGCATCGTCTATACGTCAAGCGTCGCCACCATGGGTTTCGGCTCCGACGGCCGCATCGCCGACGAAGACTCGCCGGTTTCGGTGGCCGACATGGTGGGCCACTACAAGCGCTCCAAGTTCCTCGCCGAACAGGTCGCGCTCGAAGCGGGACGCAGCGGCGCAAACGTCGTCATCGTCAACCCGACCACGCCCATCGGCGAGCAGGACATCAAACCCACGCCCACCGGCCGCATCATCGTGGACTTCCTCAAGCGCAAGTTTCCCGCCTACGTGGACACCGGGCTGAACCTGGTGGACGTGGCCGACGTCGCCCGCGGACACCTCGCCGCCTGCGAGCGGGCCAGGCCCGGCGAACGCTACATCCTGGGAGGCGAAAACCTTACGTTGAAGCAGCTCCTCGACCGGCTCGCCGCCATCACCGGCCTGCCTTCGCCCAAGGTGCGCGTGCCGCATGGGGTTGCCATGGCCTTCGCGACGTTCGACGAGACCTTCACCGGCCGCATCCGCAAGCGCGAACCGCGCGCCACGCGCGAAGCCGTGCGCATGGGCCGCAAGAAGATGTGGGCGTCATCGGCCAAGGCGGAAAGGGAGCTGGAATGGAAGGCCGGCCCGATCGACGACGCCCTGCGCCGCGCCATCGCCTGGTTCCGGGAGCACGGCTATGCCTAG
- the ispH gene encoding 4-hydroxy-3-methylbut-2-enyl diphosphate reductase, whose amino-acid sequence MTPSPDAKTLLLLKPRGFCAGVVRAIDIVRIALDAFGPPIYVRKEIVHNRYVVEELTAKGAVFVDSVAEVPYGERVIYSAHGVSPEVREASQARKLRVIDATCPLVTKVHVEAVKFAREGYSLILIGHRDHDEVIGTLGEAPAVTQVVGSPEEVDAISVPDPNRVAYLTQTTLSLDEAKDVIEALQRKFPNIKGPAAQDICYATENRQVAVKHVAEEAELVLVVGSDNSSNSNRLVEVSQNLGTRSYLIENYRAIKPQWLEGVKTIALTAGASAPECLVEEVVEFLRSAGYTNLRELEVMPEHVRFGLPPEIVEAIAAAPSVATAE is encoded by the coding sequence ATGACTCCCTCTCCCGACGCTAAGACCTTGCTGTTGCTCAAGCCCCGCGGCTTCTGCGCCGGGGTGGTCCGTGCCATCGATATCGTCCGCATCGCCCTCGACGCCTTCGGCCCGCCCATCTACGTCCGCAAGGAAATCGTCCACAACCGCTACGTGGTTGAGGAGCTGACCGCCAAGGGCGCCGTCTTCGTTGACAGCGTGGCCGAGGTGCCCTACGGCGAGCGCGTTATCTACAGCGCGCACGGGGTCTCGCCCGAGGTCCGCGAGGCAAGCCAGGCGCGCAAGCTGCGCGTCATTGACGCCACCTGCCCGCTCGTGACCAAGGTCCACGTCGAGGCGGTGAAGTTCGCCCGCGAAGGCTACTCGCTCATCCTCATCGGCCATCGCGACCACGACGAGGTCATCGGCACTCTGGGCGAAGCGCCCGCCGTGACCCAGGTGGTCGGCTCGCCCGAGGAAGTGGACGCCATCAGCGTCCCCGACCCGAACCGCGTGGCCTACCTCACCCAGACCACGCTTTCGCTCGACGAAGCCAAAGACGTGATCGAGGCCCTGCAGCGCAAGTTCCCCAACATCAAGGGGCCCGCCGCGCAGGACATCTGCTACGCCACCGAGAACCGCCAGGTGGCCGTCAAGCACGTCGCCGAAGAGGCCGAACTGGTGCTGGTCGTCGGTTCCGACAACAGCTCGAACTCGAACCGCCTGGTCGAGGTCTCGCAGAACCTGGGCACGCGTTCGTACCTGATCGAAAACTACCGCGCCATCAAGCCGCAGTGGCTCGAAGGCGTGAAGACCATTGCATTGACCGCTGGCGCCTCCGCCCCCGAGTGCCTGGTGGAAGAGGTTGTCGAGTTCCTTCGTAGCGCCGGCTACACCAACCTGCGCGAGCTCGAAGTCATGCCCGAGCACGTGCGGTTCGGTCTCCCCCCTGAGATCGTGGAGGCAATCGCCGCCGCGCCCTCAGTCGCCACCGCGGAATGA
- a CDS encoding biopolymer transporter ExbD, translating to MAFTNNQGRTQTSLSEINITPFVDVVLVLLIIFMVTAPILQSGIEVAVPKTRTVKEITEERVVISIDKAQRVYLGNDPVNINEIAARLRTKIRDPQNQSIFLRADENVPFGAFATVMDAVKQSGISNVSIVTQPLHEGPAR from the coding sequence ATGGCATTTACGAACAACCAGGGACGCACGCAAACTTCGCTCTCCGAGATCAACATCACGCCGTTCGTGGACGTGGTGCTGGTGCTGCTCATCATCTTCATGGTGACGGCGCCGATCCTGCAGTCGGGCATCGAGGTCGCCGTGCCCAAGACGCGCACGGTGAAGGAGATCACCGAGGAGCGCGTGGTGATCTCCATCGACAAGGCGCAGCGGGTTTACCTGGGCAACGATCCGGTGAACATCAACGAGATCGCGGCCAGGCTGCGGACCAAGATTCGCGATCCGCAGAACCAGTCGATCTTCCTGCGGGCCGATGAGAACGTGCCCTTCGGCGCCTTTGCCACGGTGATGGACGCGGTGAAGCAGTCAGGCATTTCCAACGTGAGCATCGTCACCCAACCGCTGCACGAGGGCCCCGCGAGGTAA
- the recN gene encoding DNA repair protein RecN translates to MLLELRVENYAVIDTLAVEFAPGLNLLTGETGAGKSILVDALALLLGEKASSDVVRHGAERAIVAGVFQPADEKHATAILDANGLSAEAGEPVIIRREIAPGGKGRVFVNNQPATVAVLRQLAPHLAAIHAQSESILSFDAAARLALLDQFAVLDTSAVAAAFDAWRDLRARLADLEQNEQDRLRLVDLWSFQKKEILGAALEPGEDERLETEKHVLANAERVYEAANTAFDLLYDGEHSAAAALRAAARPLEQLQRFDDRFRDAIAQLESARIAAEDLGIMLRDYAAGIQASPERLAEVEDRLALLDKLKRKYGATLADVIAFGEDVARKLDEVEDRDQALRRLKAGLGAAAEKYREAARVLSRRRAAAAKDLEKRVEAEVNDLAMKVKFRAEITADEASTERWTSSGFDQVRYLIATNPGDPLRPVEQIASGGELSRVMLALKVSVQHAGAASNGGRSRSSGHKPTTDDQRPTTLVFDEIDTGIGGRAAEAVGRKLKALAARYQVLCVTHLPQIAAFADQHFAIEKKEGSGRTRTSIRPLDAEERRREIARMLSGEKVTDTSLKHAEQMLRH, encoded by the coding sequence GTGCTCCTTGAGCTGCGGGTTGAAAACTACGCTGTCATCGACACTCTGGCGGTGGAGTTCGCTCCCGGCCTGAATCTGCTCACCGGCGAGACCGGCGCCGGCAAGTCCATCCTGGTGGACGCGCTCGCGCTCCTGCTCGGAGAAAAAGCTTCGAGCGACGTGGTCCGCCACGGCGCCGAGCGCGCCATCGTGGCCGGAGTCTTCCAACCGGCGGATGAGAAGCACGCCACTGCGATCCTCGACGCCAATGGCCTGAGCGCGGAAGCCGGCGAGCCGGTGATCATCCGCCGCGAGATCGCCCCCGGCGGCAAGGGCCGCGTGTTCGTCAACAACCAGCCAGCCACCGTCGCTGTGCTGCGGCAACTGGCGCCGCACCTGGCGGCGATTCATGCGCAGAGCGAAAGCATCCTCTCATTCGACGCCGCCGCGCGGCTCGCCCTGCTCGATCAGTTCGCCGTGCTTGATACGTCTGCCGTCGCGGCCGCCTTTGACGCTTGGCGCGACCTGCGCGCCCGCCTCGCTGACCTCGAACAGAACGAGCAGGACCGCCTGCGCCTGGTGGACCTGTGGTCGTTTCAGAAAAAGGAAATTCTCGGCGCCGCGCTCGAGCCCGGCGAAGACGAACGCCTGGAAACCGAGAAGCACGTGCTCGCCAACGCCGAGCGCGTGTACGAAGCCGCGAACACGGCGTTCGACCTTCTTTATGACGGCGAGCACTCGGCGGCCGCCGCGCTGCGCGCCGCCGCGCGACCGCTGGAGCAGCTTCAGCGCTTCGACGACCGCTTCCGCGATGCCATCGCGCAACTCGAGTCGGCGCGCATCGCCGCCGAGGACCTCGGCATCATGCTGCGCGACTACGCCGCCGGCATCCAGGCCTCGCCCGAGCGGCTGGCCGAAGTCGAAGACCGCCTCGCGCTGCTCGACAAGCTCAAGCGCAAGTACGGCGCTACGCTCGCCGACGTCATCGCCTTCGGCGAAGATGTGGCCCGCAAGCTCGACGAAGTCGAGGACCGCGACCAGGCCCTGCGCCGCCTCAAGGCCGGCCTCGGCGCCGCAGCAGAGAAGTACCGCGAGGCGGCCCGCGTACTCTCCCGCCGCCGCGCCGCCGCAGCGAAAGACCTGGAGAAACGCGTCGAAGCCGAGGTCAACGACCTCGCGATGAAAGTGAAATTCCGCGCAGAAATCACCGCCGACGAAGCTTCAACCGAGCGCTGGACGTCATCCGGCTTCGACCAGGTACGCTACCTGATCGCCACCAACCCCGGCGACCCGCTCCGCCCCGTGGAGCAGATCGCCTCAGGCGGCGAACTCTCGCGCGTCATGCTCGCCCTCAAAGTCAGCGTGCAGCACGCGGGCGCAGCATCCAATGGCGGGCGCTCGCGGAGCTCAGGTCATAAGCCGACGACCGACGACCAGCGACCGACGACGCTCGTCTTCGACGAAATCGACACCGGCATCGGCGGACGCGCTGCCGAAGCCGTGGGCCGAAAACTCAAAGCGCTTGCCGCCCGCTACCAGGTCCTCTGCGTGACTCACCTGCCTCAGATCGCGGCCTTCGCCGACCAGCACTTCGCCATCGAGAAGAAAGAGGGAAGCGGACGCACCCGCACCAGCATCCGCCCGCTCGACGCCGAGGAGCGCCGCCGCGAGATCGCGCGCATGCTCAGCGGCGAGAAGGTCACCGATACCTCGCTCAAGCACGCCGAGCAGATGCTGAGGCATTGA
- a CDS encoding MotA/TolQ/ExbB proton channel family protein, translated as MTIFPFSAYVIGGEIANLIEQSGAVAKIVLLILLAFSVLSWAIILSKWGLLRRARVQSGRFLRAFRKAQRIQDVAAVAEQFKPSPLVAVFDHAYEELRKQGGAPRNIIALQRSIQIGASEELTRLERRLPWLATTGAVTPFIGLFGTVWGIIDAFHGLGDAGAATLRAVAPGISEALITTAAGLFTAIPAVIAYNLLTNGIREFGSRMDDFGLEFLNAVERAPAARAAETMEVGR; from the coding sequence ATGACCATCTTCCCTTTCTCTGCATACGTGATCGGAGGCGAGATCGCCAACCTGATCGAGCAATCAGGCGCAGTGGCGAAAATCGTTCTCCTGATCCTGCTGGCCTTCAGCGTTCTTTCCTGGGCGATCATCCTGAGCAAGTGGGGCCTGCTGCGGCGCGCGCGCGTGCAGAGCGGCCGCTTCCTGCGCGCCTTCCGCAAAGCGCAGCGCATACAGGACGTGGCCGCCGTGGCCGAGCAGTTCAAGCCGTCGCCGCTGGTGGCCGTCTTCGACCATGCCTACGAGGAACTGCGCAAGCAGGGCGGCGCGCCGCGCAACATCATCGCCCTTCAGCGATCCATACAGATAGGCGCGTCGGAGGAGCTGACGCGGCTGGAGCGCCGCCTGCCCTGGCTGGCAACGACCGGCGCGGTCACGCCGTTCATCGGGCTGTTCGGCACGGTGTGGGGCATCATCGACGCCTTCCACGGACTGGGCGACGCCGGCGCGGCAACGCTGCGCGCGGTGGCGCCCGGCATCTCCGAGGCGCTGATCACGACGGCGGCGGGCTTGTTCACGGCAATCCCGGCGGTGATCGCCTACAACCTGCTGACCAACGGCATCCGCGAGTTCGGCTCCCGCATGGACGACTTCGGGCTGGAGTTCCTGAACGCGGTGGAGCGGGCGCCGGCGGCGCGGGCCGCTGAAACGATGGAAGTGGGGAGATAA
- the shc gene encoding squalene--hopene cyclase codes for MDDSSLTRRPAEILFGKIDDMRSRVAAAADASRRFLFSLQSEEGYWCGELEADATLESDYILLHTLLGTGAEGRMRAAANWILRHQNTDGGWSLYPGGPSNISASVKAYFALKLAGYKADHPALGRAREKVLELGGVTQVNTFTKIYLCFFGQYDYDAVPAIPPEIVLFPKWFWFNLYEISSWSRAILVPLAIAYAKKPFKKIPDEMGVEELYRPGTRTRSGMRLPWDKKLVSWRNFFLVADRMTHMFERVHVRPLRSIALKVAERWMLERMEMSDGLGAIFPGIMNSIIALRCLGYSLDDPQLIRALDEFENLGIEEPGDPAASDEARREPTFRMQPCKSPVWDTAYALFALAESGVSSRDPRLLKAADWLLSKEVRHKGDWAVKARNVEPGGWYFEFNNEFYPDVDDSAMVLLALERVDNPRERYQHEVAQRAIAWIYAMQCKDGGWASFDKDNDRMVFQHIPFADHNAMLDPATVDITGRVLEMLAAYGHNRDEKQIERALTFIRKQQESDGSWFGRWGVNYLYGTMQVLRGLDAIGVDHHEPFVQQAAEWVRMVQNHDGGWGETCGSYDDPNTKGAGPSTPSQTAWAVLALLAAGDTRSDSITRGVAYLLKTQKKDGAWRVPDYTGTGFPRVFYLKYHLYEIYFPLLALTAYAKALGSAEAGGSTGL; via the coding sequence ATGGACGACAGCTCGCTGACCCGCCGGCCGGCGGAAATCCTGTTCGGCAAGATTGACGACATGCGCAGCCGCGTGGCGGCTGCCGCCGACGCCTCGCGCCGCTTCCTCTTCTCGCTCCAGTCCGAGGAAGGCTACTGGTGCGGCGAACTGGAAGCCGACGCGACGCTGGAATCCGACTACATCCTGCTGCACACGCTGCTTGGCACCGGCGCCGAAGGCCGCATGCGCGCCGCGGCGAACTGGATCCTCCGGCACCAGAACACCGATGGCGGATGGAGCCTTTACCCGGGCGGCCCCTCGAATATCAGCGCATCGGTGAAGGCGTATTTCGCGCTCAAGCTCGCCGGCTACAAGGCCGATCATCCGGCGCTCGGGCGCGCCCGCGAAAAAGTGCTGGAACTGGGCGGCGTCACGCAGGTCAACACCTTCACCAAGATTTATCTCTGCTTCTTCGGCCAGTACGACTACGACGCCGTCCCGGCCATCCCGCCGGAGATCGTGCTGTTTCCCAAGTGGTTCTGGTTCAACCTGTACGAAATCTCGTCATGGTCGCGCGCCATTCTGGTGCCGCTGGCCATCGCCTACGCCAAGAAGCCGTTCAAGAAGATTCCCGACGAGATGGGCGTGGAAGAGCTCTACCGCCCCGGAACGCGCACGCGCAGCGGCATGCGCCTGCCGTGGGACAAGAAGCTCGTCAGCTGGCGGAATTTCTTCCTCGTGGCCGACCGCATGACGCACATGTTCGAGCGCGTGCACGTGCGGCCGCTGCGCTCGATCGCGCTGAAGGTCGCCGAGCGCTGGATGCTCGAGCGCATGGAAATGTCTGACGGCCTGGGCGCCATCTTCCCGGGCATCATGAATTCCATCATCGCGCTGCGCTGCCTGGGCTACTCGCTCGACGATCCGCAGCTCATCCGCGCGCTCGATGAATTCGAGAACCTCGGCATCGAAGAGCCGGGCGATCCCGCCGCATCCGACGAAGCGCGCCGCGAGCCCACCTTCCGCATGCAGCCGTGCAAGTCGCCGGTGTGGGACACGGCCTACGCGCTGTTCGCGCTGGCCGAATCCGGCGTCTCTTCGCGCGATCCGCGCCTGCTCAAGGCTGCCGATTGGCTCCTGAGCAAGGAAGTGCGCCACAAGGGCGACTGGGCGGTGAAGGCGCGCAACGTCGAGCCGGGCGGCTGGTACTTCGAGTTCAACAACGAGTTCTATCCCGACGTGGACGACTCCGCCATGGTGCTGCTCGCGCTGGAGCGCGTGGACAACCCGCGCGAACGCTATCAGCACGAGGTGGCGCAACGCGCCATCGCCTGGATCTACGCCATGCAGTGCAAGGACGGCGGCTGGGCGTCGTTCGACAAAGACAACGACCGCATGGTCTTCCAGCACATCCCGTTCGCCGACCACAACGCCATGCTCGATCCGGCCACGGTCGACATTACCGGCCGCGTGCTGGAAATGCTGGCCGCTTACGGCCACAACCGCGACGAGAAGCAGATCGAGCGCGCGCTCACCTTCATTCGCAAGCAGCAGGAGTCCGATGGTTCGTGGTTCGGGCGCTGGGGCGTGAACTATCTCTACGGCACCATGCAGGTGCTGCGCGGGCTTGACGCCATCGGCGTAGACCACCACGAGCCGTTCGTGCAGCAGGCCGCCGAGTGGGTGCGCATGGTGCAGAACCACGACGGCGGCTGGGGAGAAACTTGCGGCTCCTACGACGATCCAAACACTAAAGGCGCAGGCCCGAGCACGCCCTCGCAGACCGCATGGGCGGTGCTGGCGCTGCTCGCCGCCGGCGACACGCGCAGCGATTCGATCACCCGCGGCGTCGCATATTTATTGAAGACGCAAAAGAAAGACGGCGCCTGGCGCGTGCCCGACTATACCGGCACCGGCTTCCCCCGCGTCTTCTACTTGAAGTACCACCTGTACGAGATTTATTTCCCGCTGCTGGCGCTCACGGCATACGCGAAAGCGCTGGGGAGCGCGGAAGCCGGTGGAAGCACCGGGCTTTAG
- a CDS encoding TonB family protein, which yields MPATADIFEQRDDIRVPLGASVALHAMLFGGILLYAAVRGGLHREDWGGGGSGSGAAMSATLVSAVPLPAREAPAENVLANESKGVSQSLPRQVEQAPPETLAIPDRETKKVRKDTKTATNPKPQPVEQASNVVPFGQGGPVSAPFTTFNAGAATGGLSFGGGGGDFGSRYAWYVDKVRRVVSENWLKYEVDPNVVNTKRVYLTFDIQRNGAPSNVQVEQSSGIPSLDISAKRALQRIDTFGPLPPDYRGDKVSVEFWFDYRR from the coding sequence ATGCCCGCGACTGCCGACATCTTCGAACAGCGCGACGACATCAGGGTGCCGCTGGGCGCCAGTGTGGCGCTGCACGCCATGCTCTTCGGCGGAATCCTGCTCTACGCGGCTGTGCGCGGCGGATTGCACCGCGAGGACTGGGGCGGAGGAGGATCGGGATCGGGCGCGGCCATGAGCGCCACCCTGGTAAGCGCCGTGCCGCTGCCGGCGCGCGAGGCGCCCGCGGAGAACGTGCTGGCGAACGAGTCGAAGGGTGTGTCGCAGTCGTTGCCCAGGCAGGTGGAGCAGGCGCCGCCGGAGACCCTCGCGATTCCCGATCGGGAAACGAAAAAGGTCAGGAAAGACACCAAGACCGCCACCAATCCGAAGCCGCAGCCGGTCGAACAGGCCTCGAACGTAGTTCCCTTCGGACAAGGCGGACCGGTGAGCGCTCCATTCACCACCTTCAACGCGGGCGCGGCGACCGGCGGCCTGAGCTTCGGCGGAGGCGGCGGCGACTTCGGCAGCCGCTACGCGTGGTACGTCGACAAAGTGCGGCGCGTGGTCTCGGAGAACTGGCTGAAGTACGAGGTTGACCCGAACGTGGTCAACACCAAGCGCGTGTACCTGACCTTCGACATTCAGCGCAACGGCGCGCCGTCGAACGTGCAGGTGGAGCAGTCGAGCGGCATTCCGTCGCTGGACATTTCGGCCAAGCGCGCCTTGCAGCGCATTGACACGTTTGGGCCGCTGCCGCCGGATTATCGCGGCGACAAAGTTTCCGTTGAGTTCTGGTTCGATTACCGGCGGTAG
- the hpnH gene encoding adenosyl-hopene transferase HpnH yields MAVPISQMWTVATYVLRQRMAGRKRYPLTLMLEPLFRCNLACAGCGKIQYPAHILKSQLTPEECFRAVDECGAPTVAIPGGEPLLHPQIAEIVAGLVARKKYIYLCTNALLLKEKLHLFTPTKYLTFSVHMDGQREHHDFSVCLEGGYDKAYEGIKAALERGFRVTTNTTLFEGADPESVRAFFDEMMDLGVEGMMLSPGYTYDKAPDQEHFLSKKKTRRLFRHILSNRSPRWKFNMSPLFLEFLMGRRDYNCTPWGMPTYNIFGWQKPCYLMQDGYADTFQELLETTAWERYGAEHGNPKCANCMVHSGFEASAVNDTFGSLRGFLATVRASLFNSYRDPDVGPPPAPAASHGPLVQISTPQA; encoded by the coding sequence ATGGCTGTCCCGATTTCACAGATGTGGACGGTAGCCACTTACGTCCTGCGCCAGCGTATGGCGGGACGCAAGCGGTACCCGCTCACCCTGATGCTGGAGCCGCTGTTCCGCTGCAACCTGGCCTGCGCCGGCTGCGGCAAGATCCAGTATCCGGCCCACATCCTCAAGTCGCAGCTCACCCCGGAAGAGTGCTTCCGCGCGGTTGACGAATGCGGCGCGCCAACCGTCGCCATCCCGGGCGGCGAGCCGTTGCTTCACCCGCAGATCGCTGAGATTGTCGCCGGCCTGGTCGCGCGCAAGAAGTACATCTACCTGTGCACCAACGCGCTGCTGCTGAAAGAAAAACTCCACCTGTTCACGCCGACCAAGTACCTCACCTTCTCTGTCCACATGGACGGCCAGCGCGAGCACCACGACTTTTCCGTCTGTCTGGAAGGCGGATACGACAAGGCCTACGAAGGCATCAAGGCGGCGCTGGAGCGCGGCTTCCGCGTGACCACCAACACCACGCTGTTCGAAGGCGCCGATCCCGAATCGGTGCGCGCATTCTTTGACGAGATGATGGACCTGGGCGTCGAGGGCATGATGCTCTCGCCCGGCTACACCTACGACAAGGCGCCCGACCAGGAGCACTTCCTCAGCAAGAAGAAGACCCGCCGCCTGTTCCGCCACATCCTGTCGAACCGCAGCCCGCGCTGGAAGTTCAACATGAGCCCGCTGTTCCTCGAGTTCCTCATGGGCCGGCGCGATTACAACTGCACGCCGTGGGGCATGCCCACGTACAACATCTTCGGCTGGCAGAAACCCTGCTATCTCATGCAGGACGGCTACGCCGACACGTTCCAGGAGCTGCTCGAGACCACCGCCTGGGAGCGCTACGGCGCCGAGCACGGCAATCCCAAGTGTGCCAACTGCATGGTCCACTCTGGTTTTGAGGCCAGCGCGGTCAACGACACGTTCGGTTCGCTGCGCGGCTTCCTGGCCACAGTGCGCGCCTCGCTGTTCAACAGCTATCGCGACCCCGACGTCGGCCCGCCGCCGGCACCCGCTGCGAGCCACGGCCCGCTCGTGCAGATTTCTACGCCTCAGGCATAA